In Burkholderiales bacterium, a single genomic region encodes these proteins:
- a CDS encoding glycosyltransferase: MSFAVSLGVGYLTLRFEHLHGHFTGDVAVAGSHKVHRRSVTRIGGLSVFAGWLVALIASGFAGSLDFAIVGMWLACLAPAFAGGFAEDLTKRVNPAMRLVACFFAAGLAYTWLGASVSRIDVPWIDLLLAMPVAAFVFTCFAVGGVAHAINIIDGLNGLASGVCLIALLALGYVAFQVGDSEILLLCGIGTGAVIGFRVWNYPSGRIFCGDGGAYFLGALVAILSALLVHRHAQVSAWFPLLLVLYPVWETLFSAYRRRILRGRPASSADKLHMHTLFYKRVKQPMQDGKARSRRNSDASVSMILFACGSAVPAVLWWQESTYLVAAAFAYVFVYLVIYRRLVRFGARSKSRAGPLGAGYVLRRMATMHRAAASRRTVREANKLR; encoded by the coding sequence TTGTCGTTCGCTGTGTCGCTCGGCGTCGGTTACCTGACCCTCCGCTTCGAACACCTGCACGGCCATTTCACCGGCGATGTCGCGGTCGCCGGTTCACACAAAGTTCACAGGCGATCGGTTACCCGCATCGGCGGGCTGTCGGTGTTCGCGGGCTGGCTGGTCGCCCTGATCGCCTCCGGTTTTGCAGGCAGTCTCGACTTTGCGATCGTCGGCATGTGGCTCGCCTGCCTCGCGCCCGCATTCGCGGGCGGTTTCGCCGAGGACCTGACCAAGCGCGTCAACCCCGCGATGAGGCTCGTCGCCTGCTTCTTCGCCGCGGGCCTCGCCTACACCTGGCTGGGCGCTTCGGTATCGCGGATCGACGTGCCCTGGATAGACCTTCTGCTGGCCATGCCGGTGGCGGCCTTCGTGTTCACGTGCTTCGCCGTCGGAGGGGTGGCGCATGCGATCAACATCATCGACGGCCTGAACGGCCTCGCCTCGGGCGTGTGCCTGATCGCGCTGCTCGCGCTCGGCTACGTCGCTTTCCAGGTCGGCGACTCGGAGATCCTGCTCCTGTGCGGCATCGGCACCGGCGCGGTGATCGGCTTTCGCGTGTGGAACTATCCGAGCGGCCGCATCTTCTGCGGCGACGGCGGCGCGTATTTCCTGGGCGCGCTCGTCGCCATCCTGTCGGCGCTGCTCGTGCATCGGCATGCGCAGGTGTCGGCGTGGTTCCCGCTGCTGCTGGTGCTCTATCCGGTGTGGGAGACGCTGTTCTCCGCATATCGCCGCCGTATCCTGCGCGGCAGGCCGGCGTCTTCGGCAGACAAGCTGCACATGCACACGCTGTTCTACAAGCGCGTGAAGCAGCCGATGCAGGACGGCAAGGCGCGCTCGCGCCGCAACTCGGATGCGTCGGTATCGATGATACTATTCGCGTGCGGGAGCGCGGTGCCCGCGGTGCTGTGGTGGCAGGAGAGCACTTACCTCGTAGCGGCCGCCTTCGCGTACGTATTCGTCTACCTCGTCATCTACCGGCGGCTGGTGCGCTTCGGCGCCCGCTCGAAGTCGCGCGCCGGTCCGCTGGGCGCCGGCTACGTGCTGCGGCGCATGGCGACGATGCACCGTGCAGCAGCGTCGCGCCGAACCGTGCGCGAAGCGAACAAGCTGCGCTAG
- a CDS encoding NAD-dependent epimerase codes for MKVLVTGAAGFIGAHVSARLLARGDEVIGLDNVNDYYDPRLKEARLAHFCRSDGFTEVRADVADRDAVAQAFAMHRPQRVVHLAAQAGVRYSITHPQAYIDANLVGFGNILEGCRQLEVEHLVYASSSSVYGANTTLPFSVHQNVDHPLSLYAATKKANELMAHTYSGLFGLPTTGLRFFTVYGPWGRPDMALFLFTRNILADRPIDVFNHGKHTRGFTYIDDIVEGVIRTLDSTAAPDPEWSGAQPDPATSRAPYRVYNIGSDSATHLMRYIELIEQNLGRKARLNLLPLQPGDVPDTCADVADLARDVGYSPSTPVEVGVKRFVEWYLGYYGHAAEAQARSL; via the coding sequence TTGAAAGTCCTCGTCACCGGCGCGGCCGGCTTCATCGGCGCTCACGTTTCTGCCCGGCTTCTCGCCCGCGGCGACGAAGTGATCGGCCTGGATAACGTCAACGATTATTACGATCCGCGCCTGAAGGAAGCGCGCCTCGCGCATTTCTGCCGTTCGGATGGGTTCACCGAAGTGCGGGCGGACGTGGCGGACCGCGATGCGGTCGCCCAGGCGTTCGCGATGCACCGCCCCCAGCGCGTCGTGCACCTCGCCGCGCAGGCAGGGGTGCGCTACTCGATCACCCATCCGCAAGCCTACATCGACGCCAATCTCGTCGGCTTCGGCAACATCCTCGAAGGCTGCCGCCAGCTCGAGGTCGAGCACCTGGTGTACGCGTCGAGCAGCTCGGTCTACGGGGCGAACACCACGCTCCCGTTCTCGGTGCACCAGAACGTCGACCATCCGCTCAGCCTGTACGCCGCGACGAAGAAGGCGAACGAGCTGATGGCGCACACCTACAGCGGCCTGTTCGGGCTGCCGACCACGGGTCTGCGCTTCTTCACCGTGTACGGACCGTGGGGCCGCCCCGATATGGCGCTATTCCTCTTTACGCGGAACATCCTCGCCGACCGTCCGATCGACGTCTTCAACCACGGCAAGCACACCCGGGGCTTCACCTATATCGACGACATCGTCGAAGGCGTGATACGCACGCTCGACAGCACCGCCGCGCCGGACCCGGAATGGAGCGGCGCGCAGCCCGATCCCGCGACGAGCAGGGCGCCTTACCGCGTCTACAACATCGGCAGCGACAGCGCGACGCACCTCATGCGGTATATCGAGCTCATCGAGCAGAACCTCGGCAGGAAAGCGCGCCTGAACCTGCTGCCGCTGCAGCCGGGCGACGTGCCCGACACGTGCGCCGACGTCGCCGACCTCGCACGCGACGTCGGCTACAGCCCGTCGACGCCGGTCGAGGTCGGCGTGAAGAGATTCGTCGAGTGGTACCTCGGGTACTACGGCCATGCCGCGGAGGCCCAGGCGCGATCGCTTTGA
- a CDS encoding lipid II flippase MurJ, which translates to MIFARALNVWKGFTSGSINRRIFHAMAVIAVATVGVKAAAMIKDMIVAGKFGLGDDLDAFLIALVVPTFATAVLAQAFIGAFMPAFIRVREQEGEARARRIFAHVMLLDLLILLAAAALLAVFGLPILRVLAPEFSASKLELTHELYMILLPMVVLTGQCGLWGAVLNAGEKFALVALAPIATPLLIVALLIAVGADITAVAWGTVLGAAVELVVIGVTLARRGLFPLPRWHRDRSATAEVLRHYVPLMASTVIMSGAGVVDQAMASWLGSGAVAALSFGNKIPSFLTAIGVSAIGTAVLPHFSRLIAVGDHASLRHVLRTYAFAILALSVPVTAALIVGSEWIIAILFQRGAFTRDDTSLVAFIQQMYFLQVPFFMLGMLGVRLLLATSRTYLITAMSVVNLAVNVVGNLVFMRWLGVSGIALSSAVVYMVSMTMIWILVRRYLAESDAQGGPGEEKAEPAAP; encoded by the coding sequence ATGATCTTCGCCAGAGCGCTGAACGTCTGGAAGGGCTTCACCAGCGGAAGCATCAATCGGCGCATCTTCCACGCGATGGCGGTGATCGCCGTCGCCACGGTGGGCGTGAAAGCCGCCGCGATGATCAAGGACATGATCGTCGCAGGCAAATTCGGCCTCGGCGACGACCTCGACGCGTTCCTGATCGCGCTCGTCGTGCCGACGTTCGCGACCGCCGTGCTGGCTCAGGCGTTCATCGGCGCTTTCATGCCCGCTTTCATCCGCGTGCGCGAACAGGAAGGCGAAGCGCGCGCGCGACGCATCTTCGCGCACGTGATGCTCCTCGATCTGCTGATCCTGCTCGCGGCCGCCGCGCTCCTCGCCGTGTTCGGCTTGCCGATCCTCCGGGTGCTCGCGCCCGAATTCAGCGCGTCCAAGCTCGAGCTCACGCACGAGCTGTACATGATCCTCCTGCCGATGGTGGTTCTCACCGGGCAATGCGGCCTGTGGGGAGCCGTGCTCAATGCCGGCGAGAAGTTCGCGCTCGTCGCCCTCGCGCCTATCGCTACGCCGCTGCTCATCGTGGCGCTCCTCATCGCGGTCGGCGCGGATATCACCGCGGTGGCATGGGGTACGGTGCTCGGCGCGGCGGTGGAGCTCGTCGTCATCGGCGTCACGCTCGCGCGCCGCGGGCTTTTTCCGCTGCCGCGATGGCACCGCGACCGCAGCGCCACGGCGGAAGTCCTGAGGCACTACGTACCGCTGATGGCGAGCACCGTCATCATGAGCGGCGCGGGGGTCGTCGACCAGGCGATGGCCTCGTGGCTGGGCTCGGGAGCCGTCGCGGCGCTGAGCTTCGGTAACAAGATACCGTCGTTCCTCACCGCGATCGGCGTCAGCGCCATCGGCACGGCCGTGCTGCCTCACTTCTCGCGACTGATCGCGGTGGGCGACCACGCGTCGCTGCGGCACGTGCTGCGCACGTACGCCTTCGCGATCCTGGCGCTCAGCGTCCCCGTCACCGCGGCGCTGATCGTCGGTTCGGAATGGATCATCGCGATCCTGTTCCAGCGCGGTGCGTTCACGCGCGACGACACGTCGCTGGTGGCGTTCATCCAGCAGATGTATTTCCTCCAGGTGCCTTTCTTCATGCTCGGCATGCTCGGGGTGAGGCTGCTACTGGCGACGTCGAGGACGTACCTGATCACCGCGATGTCGGTGGTCAACCTGGCCGTGAACGTGGTCGGAAACCTGGTGTTCATGCGCTGGCTCGGCGTGAGCGGTATCGCGCTCTCGTCCGCCGTCGTGTACATGGTCTCCATGACGATGATCTGGATCCTGGTGCGGCGCTACCTCGCCGAATCCGATGCCCAGGGCGGGCCAGGCGAGGAGAAAGCGGAGCCCGCCGCACCGTGA
- a CDS encoding glycosyltransferase, translating to MNIALVIASLGTGGAERVMSELANHFAERGDRVTLITLDTIDLDAYPLAPNIERVALGLVRESTDLGRALAMNWQRLRAVRRAVRHTGARTVLSFEERTNVLVVVATLGLSVRRVVSERTDPTHHEIGVVWAVLRRLTYPLADAVVVQTARLLPWARRAALRRRAAHAIPNPLRTLKGCARAGGAREPVIAALGRLWLEKGHDVLIRAFAAVAPDYPEWRLTIVGEGPEREALTALAASLGVADRVALPGWMDVPEEVLACAGVFVMSSRYEGFPNALLEAMGAGLPVISTACGGTEEMIEEGRNGYVVPIDDVTALAAALRRLLGDPALRERLAADARTAAQRYSPHRVVPMWDAVLREPCATKRA from the coding sequence ATGAACATCGCCCTCGTCATCGCGTCGCTCGGCACCGGGGGCGCCGAGCGCGTGATGTCGGAGCTCGCCAACCACTTCGCGGAGCGCGGCGACCGCGTCACGTTGATCACCCTCGACACGATCGACCTCGACGCGTATCCGCTCGCGCCGAACATCGAGCGCGTGGCGCTCGGTCTCGTCCGGGAGTCGACCGACCTCGGGCGCGCGCTGGCGATGAACTGGCAGAGGCTGCGCGCGGTGAGGCGCGCCGTGCGTCACACCGGCGCCCGCACGGTCCTGAGCTTCGAAGAGCGCACGAACGTGCTCGTCGTGGTGGCGACGCTCGGGCTGTCGGTGCGTCGCGTCGTCTCCGAGCGCACGGATCCCACGCATCACGAGATCGGCGTGGTGTGGGCGGTGCTGAGGCGATTGACCTATCCGCTCGCCGACGCGGTCGTCGTACAGACCGCGCGCCTCCTGCCCTGGGCGCGTCGAGCCGCGCTGCGGCGGCGTGCCGCGCACGCGATCCCGAACCCGCTGCGCACGCTCAAGGGCTGCGCACGCGCCGGCGGGGCGCGTGAGCCGGTGATCGCCGCGCTCGGCCGGCTGTGGCTGGAGAAAGGGCACGACGTGCTGATCAGGGCATTCGCGGCGGTCGCCCCCGACTATCCGGAATGGCGCCTGACGATCGTCGGCGAGGGCCCCGAGCGCGAGGCGCTGACCGCCCTCGCGGCCTCGCTCGGCGTCGCCGACCGCGTCGCCCTGCCGGGCTGGATGGACGTTCCCGAAGAAGTGCTTGCGTGCGCGGGTGTGTTCGTGATGTCGTCGCGCTACGAAGGTTTCCCGAACGCGCTGCTGGAAGCGATGGGCGCCGGGCTGCCGGTGATCAGCACGGCGTGCGGAGGCACCGAGGAAATGATCGAGGAGGGCCGGAATGGTTACGTCGTGCCGATCGACGACGTGACCGCGCTCGCTGCGGCGCTGCGTCGCCTGCTCGGCGACCCCGCGCTGCGCGAGCGGCTCGCGGCCGACGCCCGCACGGCGGCGCAGCGATATTCGCCGCACCGCGTCGTGCCGATGTGGGATGCAGTCCTGAGGGAACCATGCGCGACCAAGCGCGCGTAA
- a CDS encoding glycosyltransferase — MRDQARVTPFSASAGAPKIVFLTRRLDVGGAQRQLVELALGLHAAGWRVVVATFYGGGALAAQLAAAGVTTVSLGKSGRWDVFAFAARLLGLLRRERPDIVHGYLDTSNVLLALLRPFLGGSRVVWGIRASNMDLTHYDRLAAVESRFARALSRYADLLICNSEAGRSYHVARGYPAERMVVIPNGVDVQRFAPDEDARRALRAEWGLAPDDVLLGLVARLDPMKDHRSFLAAAARVATTHPRARFVCVGDGPAGYRDALQREASTLGLGGRLTWAGARGDMPAVYNALDIAVSSSSYGEGFSNSIVEAMATGVPCVVTDVGDSATIVGALGWVAPPGNSAALADAMTRAIGALPRDGKANREHVSRAYSSAALLERTIGALAPLLGGRVPLVRASMGGNNEF, encoded by the coding sequence ATGCGCGACCAAGCGCGCGTAACGCCGTTTTCGGCGTCGGCGGGCGCGCCGAAGATCGTATTTCTTACCCGCCGGTTGGATGTCGGCGGGGCGCAGCGTCAGCTCGTCGAGCTCGCGCTCGGCCTGCACGCCGCGGGCTGGCGTGTCGTCGTGGCGACCTTCTATGGCGGCGGAGCGCTCGCGGCGCAGCTCGCCGCCGCGGGCGTGACCACGGTGAGCCTCGGCAAGAGCGGCCGCTGGGACGTCTTCGCCTTCGCGGCGCGCCTGCTGGGCCTGCTGCGTCGCGAGCGCCCGGACATCGTCCACGGCTACCTCGACACCTCGAACGTGCTGTTGGCGCTGCTGCGGCCGTTCCTCGGCGGCTCACGCGTCGTGTGGGGGATCCGCGCGTCCAACATGGACCTGACGCACTACGATCGCCTCGCGGCTGTCGAGTCCCGATTCGCGCGCGCGCTCTCGCGCTACGCCGATCTGCTCATCTGCAACTCCGAGGCGGGCCGCTCCTACCACGTCGCCAGGGGCTACCCCGCGGAACGGATGGTCGTCATCCCCAACGGCGTCGACGTGCAGCGCTTCGCGCCCGATGAAGACGCGCGGCGGGCGCTGCGCGCCGAGTGGGGCCTCGCGCCCGACGACGTGCTGCTCGGCCTCGTGGCGCGTCTCGACCCGATGAAAGACCATCGCAGCTTTCTCGCGGCCGCCGCACGCGTGGCGACGACGCATCCCCGTGCGCGTTTCGTCTGTGTGGGGGACGGGCCCGCGGGGTATCGCGACGCGCTGCAGCGCGAGGCTTCGACCCTGGGGCTCGGGGGGCGCCTGACGTGGGCCGGCGCGCGCGGCGACATGCCTGCGGTCTACAACGCGCTCGATATCGCGGTATCGTCGTCGTCCTACGGCGAAGGGTTCTCCAACTCGATCGTCGAGGCGATGGCGACGGGCGTGCCCTGCGTCGTGACAGACGTCGGAGATTCGGCGACGATCGTCGGTGCGCTGGGTTGGGTCGCACCGCCGGGGAACAGCGCAGCGCTCGCGGATGCGATGACCCGGGCGATCGGCGCGCTCCCGCGCGACGGCAAGGCGAACCGGGAGCACGTCAGCCGCGCCTACAGCTCGGCTGCCTTGCTGGAGCGCACGATCGGAGCGCTCGCTCCGCTGCTCGGCGGGCGGGTCCCGCTGGTGCGCGCATCGATGGGAGGCAACAATGAATTCTGA
- a CDS encoding O-antigen ligase family protein, translated as MNSDADAPRLTGLITYATIATAIVALLLLTNWPTYQYEVRGGPIPLYFYALPAVLIIPMLFADPGSAVRFLRDPLFWWFVVFVVIGLFSLLLAQDFMENAARQWRLRLLALMFFYTITILASGSQRRLIGWVMVGCVLLACALCWFDVLRPGRIVPQGIEGSSERGAGLFINPNIAGSFIVMGTIAALPMIPSRLRGLLLVAAVFGVAGTFSRGAFVMVTIAMAGMIWLKLVKRAQGMVLVLALPVLVGGVSLAYDYAIDTSENRHVKGVVERLNWFRDTAEEDSAVEGRKWGAKRAWEAFLDSPAIGNGIGATSLAVDLDGPHNMYLMLMAEHGIFGFLLYISLCALLVRQGRSVARWARSVRDRDIGNSMALFGMALAVYGFFSHNVLEDPFTVFLMAFLTAAAFGARRVATADARRYVRPRTVARDAATPV; from the coding sequence ATGAATTCTGATGCGGACGCGCCGCGGCTGACCGGGCTCATCACCTATGCCACGATCGCGACGGCGATCGTGGCGCTGCTGCTGCTCACCAACTGGCCGACCTATCAGTACGAGGTGCGCGGCGGGCCGATCCCGCTGTATTTCTACGCGCTGCCCGCGGTGCTCATCATCCCCATGCTGTTCGCCGATCCCGGCAGCGCGGTGCGCTTCCTGCGCGATCCGCTGTTCTGGTGGTTCGTGGTGTTCGTGGTGATAGGCCTGTTCTCGCTCCTGCTCGCGCAGGATTTCATGGAGAACGCCGCCCGTCAGTGGCGCCTGCGGTTGCTCGCCCTCATGTTCTTCTACACGATCACCATACTCGCGAGCGGCTCGCAGCGGCGGTTGATCGGCTGGGTGATGGTGGGCTGCGTGCTGCTCGCGTGCGCGCTCTGCTGGTTCGACGTGCTGCGCCCCGGCCGCATCGTGCCGCAGGGCATCGAGGGCTCCTCCGAGCGCGGCGCCGGGCTGTTCATCAATCCCAACATCGCGGGCTCGTTCATCGTGATGGGAACGATCGCCGCATTGCCGATGATTCCGTCGCGTCTGCGCGGGCTGCTGCTGGTTGCCGCGGTGTTCGGGGTCGCCGGCACATTCTCGCGCGGGGCCTTCGTCATGGTCACCATTGCGATGGCCGGCATGATCTGGCTCAAGCTCGTGAAGAGAGCCCAGGGGATGGTGCTCGTGCTGGCGCTGCCGGTGCTGGTCGGCGGCGTGAGCCTCGCCTACGACTACGCGATCGATACCTCGGAGAACCGCCACGTCAAGGGCGTGGTGGAGCGCCTGAACTGGTTTCGCGACACTGCTGAGGAGGACTCCGCGGTCGAGGGACGCAAATGGGGTGCGAAGCGTGCGTGGGAGGCCTTCCTCGATTCGCCGGCGATCGGCAACGGTATCGGCGCCACCTCCCTCGCGGTCGACCTGGACGGGCCCCACAACATGTACCTGATGCTGATGGCCGAGCACGGCATCTTCGGGTTTCTGCTGTACATCTCGTTGTGTGCGCTGCTCGTGCGCCAGGGTAGAAGCGTGGCGCGATGGGCGCGCAGCGTACGCGACAGGGACATCGGGAACTCCATGGCGCTTTTCGGCATGGCTCTCGCCGTCTACGGCTTCTTCAGCCACAACGTGCTCGAAGACCCGTTCACCGTCTTCCTGATGGCCTTCCTCACGGCGGCGGCGTTCGGTGCGCGCCGGGTTGCAACGGCCGACGCGCGGCGCTACGTGCGTCCGAGGACGGTCGCGCGGGATGCCGCCACCCCGGTTTGA